One stretch of Deinococcus apachensis DSM 19763 DNA includes these proteins:
- the msrA gene encoding peptide-methionine (S)-S-oxide reductase MsrA — protein sequence MTSSQTGGQVQQAILAGGCFWCTEAVMKDVRGVLKVESGYIGGHVPNPSYEAVCTGRTGHAEAVRVTFDPAQVSFKDLLTLFFATHDPTSLNRQGADVGTQYRSAVFPLTEEQERETREVIEGLTGQEVFDQPIVTTIEPAAPFYVAEGYHQDYYARNPRQGYCMAVIAPKVAKLRKEYGDRLRA from the coding sequence AATTCTGGCGGGCGGGTGCTTCTGGTGTACGGAGGCCGTGATGAAGGACGTGCGCGGCGTGCTGAAGGTGGAGAGCGGCTACATCGGCGGGCACGTGCCGAACCCCAGCTACGAGGCCGTCTGCACGGGCCGCACCGGGCACGCCGAGGCGGTGCGGGTGACCTTCGACCCCGCGCAGGTGAGTTTCAAGGACCTGCTGACGCTCTTTTTCGCCACCCACGACCCCACCAGTCTCAACCGCCAGGGGGCGGACGTGGGCACCCAGTACCGCAGCGCCGTCTTCCCGCTGACGGAGGAGCAGGAGCGTGAGACGCGCGAGGTGATTGAGGGGCTCACCGGGCAGGAGGTCTTTGACCAGCCCATCGTGACCACCATCGAACCGGCCGCCCCCTTCTACGTCGCCGAGGGCTACCACCAGGACTACTACGCCCGCAACCCGCGCCAGGGCTACTGCATGGCCGTGATCGCCCCCAAGGTTGCCAAGCTGCGGAAGGAATACGGCGACCGGCTGCGGGCGTAG